The window gcctttatggttgaATTTCTGCCAAGAAACCACTACAGAAGGACACCAATgagaagagacttgcttggtgACTGCCTCATGAAGCTGactgagagaatgcaaagagtgtgcaaagctgtcatcaaggcaaagtgtGGATTCATTGAAGAATCtcaaatctaaatgtattttgattagtTTAACAATTGATTTACTACATGAGTCCTTGttaattcatagttttgatgtcttcactattattccacTATTGTTCTATTTTCCTCTTATTTCTTTACTGATTACTGAACcagtgaaatgtttgccaaaaCGAGTGAGTCAGAGACGGATTACTTCATATAGGTTGTGTTATATAGGCTGGAGTGGgtcagagaaagacacaggaagtagaagaggaaagagagaatacGGTAAGAAAAttctataaaaaaagaaatacccttgaatgagtaggtgtttACAACCTTTTGACTGTTACTGTATGTCTCTACTTCTTTAGAAGGTATGATGTATTCCAAAACAAAGCCATTTACTGTAAGTAGTATTACTGACTGAACCAGGGTTAGagacatttgacatttcatttaGCATTATTTCAGCTTTTATCCTAAGATATATTTCTACAAAACCAACCAGTGGAATATTTTGGGGCATATCAGATCTTCATACATTTCTGGTTGTAAACTGGTTTTCTGGTGATGAAAAGCAGATTACAACCTAGTCTCTAATCTCTGTCTCAATCAGTCCCCCCATTATTAGATTAAGACGGAATGGGAAATAATTCACATTTAAGTTATCTGGTTTAAAAGTGGTTTAACCTGGTTAACCGTGGTTTTGTAGTTGGTATGGTTACAACTCTCGTGTCTTATAGCTTGTTAGCTGGTTTGGTCTAAGGAGAGGTTGATGAGGTGGGGGACTGTAGAGTCTTGCGGCTCTCTCTTAAGATGCTGTCCAGTCCATTGAGCTGTCGTAGGAAGCCTCGGTTTGGGGTGACGCCGCGGTGGTCTTTCACTGTCTTGATGGCTTCCACCAGGGCAAGGTTCTGACGGATCATCAGGTATGCCAGGACAAGCGTGGCCGATCTACTAACACCCACAGTGCAGTGGACCAGGACCTTACCTGTAGGGAGAATAGAGGGGGGATACAGAGgcggatggagagagaggaaatgagGGAGAATGGAAAGATGAGTAGATGTATTCACAGGCAATGTAATACTTCAGTGAGATAATGCTAAACATCTGATCACATCCAGGAGTCTGAACGTATCATCATCTGACCACATCCAGCGGTCTGTGTTGGTTATTCAAGGAGCTTGAGCACCTGGGTACCTGTTTCTGCTGGtaggtgggtgtgtatgtgtcccTGTGTGAACTACAGTATACATGGGGGTCATGCCTAAAATGTTGCTGGTGGATCGATTGTGCAAACTCAACCCAGGATTTTGATGAGTGTGTCAGAGTGTTTTTGACACATTAGGTTTCCCTAGCAACAGCGGGCACTTGAGAAGGTTTACGAAACCATATAGGCTTACTGGTGAAATGCACATGAGGTgtatgagagacagagaggaacagaaatTCACTCACCTCCACTGCTGAGGGCCTTGTGTATGAAGTCGGCAGCAGGATAAAAGTTGACACTCATGTCAAAGGAGGGCGAGTCATGGGCCTCAATGCCCTGGTAGGTAATGTCCATGCCAGTGTAGTACTCCGCTCCGCTGCGCCATTTGCTCTGGGCACAGTTCAGGATATGGGTAATACCCAGCCGAGCCAGCTCACGACGATCTGACGCAATGTCCCTGCAGTGCAGTTGGGTTGTAGAGGCCAAACTGTCACCTCATacacaaatgaaacaatgaagTACATAATCTGTAGAAATAAAGCATTAGCCTATAATGCCGCTTATAATAGAACAAAATCAGGCTTGTTTGAAATGATTACTTGTTGGTcgtaaaaacactttgaaaaGCACAATGTTTTGCAGCCTATAGTATATGGACTTCACAGGCTACTCACTGGTCGCCAATATAAAGCCTGGGCCAGACCTCGTCGGCATGGTTACAGGCTGTTTTCCCGGTGCAGAGGAGCCGTTCCAGCTCAGACACTGTCAGCACACGGGACCCGCGCTCCGAATCCTTCCTGTTGGGCGACCTGGAGCTGCTCCGGGACCGGGAGAATCTGGACATGAACGCCATCTGGAGCGCGTGCGTCTGGTAGAAAAACGGCGCTTTTTTATTGGACACGTGCCAGcaaatcttttttctttattcatATTATCTTCCTGCTAAGATAAACATTTAGAGATCACGAGGTCTCTAACTGCGCACTACCACATAAACGCTATTCAGTACCCTACTCGATAAATAACAGCTAAACATAGCGCATTCACAGCCTTTAGTGAGTAGATAtggaaacataaaaaacaaacaaactattATTATATAAATGCTTGGGACGATTACTATCACATACTGTAACATGATAGCAGATTTAAAGATAAGctacatgtaaatgtaaaccTATATTCTAAAGGCGATGTTTTTTGGCTACATTTCTCAATTGTACgcggaaaaaacaaacattaaaaggTGTATATTGATGGTTCCcatcaattattttaatgtctgtttattctaaatatatatatatataagatgCCTGACGTTACAGCTATCACCAGGCTCCACAACACCGTACATAATACAGTCAAGATAATCACACAAAATAAGTAATttacctttctctctttccctctccagcTTCCCCTCCCGTCCTCCTCTCTTCATGCGACTACTGGGCGCCCATGCTATCCGCCATGTTCCTTGCCTTTTGGAAATGATACAGGGACAGTAGTAATACACTGTGGTGGGAGGGTGTGCAAATCATCAACATACCCAGTGACCATCAACAGGTTTAAAGCAACAGCACATTATGAAAGTAATATTTCAGATCAacttgtgttcccttaatttcacAGCGCTAGGCTTCTTGATCACTGGATGGAGTCGTTTTTGGTAACACTTGAGACGCTGTCAT is drawn from Esox lucius isolate fEsoLuc1 chromosome 14, fEsoLuc1.pri, whole genome shotgun sequence and contains these coding sequences:
- the LOC105015300 gene encoding dual specificity protein phosphatase 26 gives rise to the protein MAFMSRFSRSRSSSRSPNRKDSERGSRVLTVSELERLLCTGKTACNHADEVWPRLYIGDQDIASDRRELARLGITHILNCAQSKWRSGAEYYTGMDITYQGIEAHDSPSFDMSVNFYPAADFIHKALSSGGKVLVHCTVGVSRSATLVLAYLMIRQNLALVEAIKTVKDHRGVTPNRGFLRQLNGLDSILRESRKTLQSPTSSTSP